A portion of the Brevundimonas pondensis genome contains these proteins:
- a CDS encoding acyltransferase family protein, which produces MTLTSAAPPAASKMRGGALDALRFVAALFVVVFHFGDTAPISLQSMHGFLGRGYLATDFFLILSGFVLAKAYGAGVASGKVSLGRFWLKRFARCYPTHVITLAILVVMVLTAGALGMQATNAGRFDLAGLPAQIFLLHAFGLGGGHWNIPSWTISTLLICYAFFPMLWRAMLRLNSVWISLGLAIAIIVGSNALSLALLGEQQFSLPFQWCMFRAAPLFLVGLALARAVQTGRWTDKSARIVGFGGGAVLLANAFMVGPDLINVLAICAIIIGCGASPVTRPIPGAEWGAKVSFCLFMVHTITGAVWFDVVEPLAARLHPAVESVAWEAWAMWFGALVFTLIASDLYNRFIDEPIQKWIGRKWFARPVSSRPDPRPAAEQSA; this is translated from the coding sequence CCTGACCTCCGCCGCCCCGCCCGCCGCCTCAAAGATGCGTGGCGGCGCGCTCGACGCCCTGAGGTTCGTCGCCGCCCTGTTCGTGGTGGTGTTCCATTTCGGGGATACGGCGCCGATCTCGCTGCAATCGATGCACGGCTTCCTCGGGCGCGGCTATCTGGCCACCGACTTCTTCCTGATCCTGTCGGGCTTCGTCCTGGCCAAGGCCTACGGCGCGGGCGTCGCCAGCGGCAAGGTCTCCCTGGGCCGCTTCTGGCTCAAGCGCTTCGCTCGCTGCTATCCCACCCACGTGATCACCCTGGCCATTCTGGTCGTCATGGTCCTGACGGCCGGCGCCCTGGGGATGCAGGCGACCAACGCGGGGCGTTTCGATCTGGCAGGTCTGCCCGCCCAGATCTTTCTGCTGCACGCCTTCGGTCTGGGCGGCGGTCACTGGAACATCCCCAGCTGGACCATATCGACCCTGCTGATCTGCTACGCCTTCTTCCCCATGCTGTGGCGCGCCATGCTGCGGCTCAACAGCGTCTGGATCAGCCTGGGCCTGGCCATCGCCATCATCGTCGGCTCGAACGCACTCAGTCTGGCCCTGCTGGGCGAGCAGCAATTCAGCCTGCCCTTCCAGTGGTGCATGTTCCGCGCCGCGCCGCTGTTCCTCGTCGGACTGGCGCTGGCGCGCGCGGTTCAGACCGGCCGCTGGACGGACAAGTCCGCACGCATCGTCGGCTTCGGCGGCGGCGCCGTTCTGCTGGCCAACGCCTTCATGGTCGGACCGGACCTGATCAATGTGCTGGCCATCTGCGCCATCATCATCGGCTGCGGCGCCTCGCCGGTCACCCGGCCCATCCCCGGCGCCGAATGGGGCGCCAAGGTCAGCTTCTGCCTGTTCATGGTCCATACCATCACCGGGGCCGTCTGGTTCGACGTGGTCGAGCCTCTGGCCGCCCGCCTGCACCCGGCGGTCGAGAGCGTGGCCTGGGAGGCCTGGGCCATGTGGTTCGGCGCCCTGGTCTTCACCCTGATCGCCTCGGACCTCTACAACCGCTTCATCGACGAGCCGATCCAGAAGTGGATCGGCCGCAAGTGGTTCGCCCGCCCCGTCAGCTCGCGTCCAGACCCACGTCCAGCTGCGGAACAGAGTGCGTAA